Proteins co-encoded in one Brassica rapa cultivar Chiifu-401-42 chromosome A02, CAAS_Brap_v3.01, whole genome shotgun sequence genomic window:
- the LOC103854076 gene encoding homeobox-leucine zipper protein ATHB-17-like isoform X2 translates to MAILPENSSNLDLTISVPGFSSSPPSDEGSGGGREQLKLDMNRLPWSEDDEELCHGGSAPPRKKLRLTREQSRLLEDSFRQNHTLNPKQKEALAKHLMLRPRQIEVWFQNRRARSKLKQTEMECEYLKRWFGSLTEQNHRLHREVEELRAMKVAPSTVTSTSSLTMCPRCERVTTAASPSMAASAKKALPLKEREH, encoded by the exons ATGGCTATTTTACCAGAAAACTCTTCAAACTTGGATCTTACTATCTCCGTTCCAGGCTTTTCTTCCTCTCCTCCTTCCG ATGAAGGAAGTGGCGGAGGAAGGGAGCAGCTAAAGCTAGACATGAATCGATTGCCGTGGTCTGAAGACGATGAAGAACTCTGCCACGGTGGCTCTGCTCCTCCGCGAAAGAAACTCCGTCTAACAAGAGAACAGTCTCGTCTTCTTGAAGATAGTTTCAGACAGAATCATACCCTTAATCCC AAACAAAAGGAAGCACTTGCAAAGCATTTGATGCTACGGCCAAGACAAATTGAAGTTTGGTTCCAAAACCGTAGAGCAAG GAGCAAATTAAAGCAAACTGAGATGGAATGCGAGTATCTTAAAAGGTGGTTTGGTTCTTTAACCGAGCAAAACCACAGGCTCCACAGAGAAGTAGAAGAGCTTAGAGCCATGAAGGTGGCCCCATCCACGGTGACCTCCACCTCGAGCCTCACTATGTGTCCTCGCTGCGAGCGAGTAACCACTGCAGCGAGTCCCTCCATGGCGGCTTCGGCCAAGAAAGCGCTTCCGCTGAAAGAGCGTGAACAttga
- the LOC103854076 gene encoding homeobox-leucine zipper protein ATHB-17-like isoform X1, whose translation MAILPENSSNLDLTISVPGFSSSPPSVSDEGSGGGREQLKLDMNRLPWSEDDEELCHGGSAPPRKKLRLTREQSRLLEDSFRQNHTLNPKQKEALAKHLMLRPRQIEVWFQNRRARSKLKQTEMECEYLKRWFGSLTEQNHRLHREVEELRAMKVAPSTVTSTSSLTMCPRCERVTTAASPSMAASAKKALPLKEREH comes from the exons ATGGCTATTTTACCAGAAAACTCTTCAAACTTGGATCTTACTATCTCCGTTCCAGGCTTTTCTTCCTCTCCTCCTTCCG TTTCAGATGAAGGAAGTGGCGGAGGAAGGGAGCAGCTAAAGCTAGACATGAATCGATTGCCGTGGTCTGAAGACGATGAAGAACTCTGCCACGGTGGCTCTGCTCCTCCGCGAAAGAAACTCCGTCTAACAAGAGAACAGTCTCGTCTTCTTGAAGATAGTTTCAGACAGAATCATACCCTTAATCCC AAACAAAAGGAAGCACTTGCAAAGCATTTGATGCTACGGCCAAGACAAATTGAAGTTTGGTTCCAAAACCGTAGAGCAAG GAGCAAATTAAAGCAAACTGAGATGGAATGCGAGTATCTTAAAAGGTGGTTTGGTTCTTTAACCGAGCAAAACCACAGGCTCCACAGAGAAGTAGAAGAGCTTAGAGCCATGAAGGTGGCCCCATCCACGGTGACCTCCACCTCGAGCCTCACTATGTGTCCTCGCTGCGAGCGAGTAACCACTGCAGCGAGTCCCTCCATGGCGGCTTCGGCCAAGAAAGCGCTTCCGCTGAAAGAGCGTGAACAttga